A genomic window from Filimonas effusa includes:
- a CDS encoding L-threonylcarbamoyladenylate synthase: MLLHVHPDDPQPRHIKTIVECLRDGGVIVYPTDTIYGLGCDIFQHKAVERICRIKQIDIRKANLSFICYDLSDLSKYTKSTTTPLYRLLKSYLPGPYTFILPASKEVPKILQSKKNTVGLRVPDNNIARSIIRELDHPILSASLPGDMVEDYTDPELIYENFEKLVDIVVDGGIGGMIPSTIVDCTQEPYELVRQGLGKFEE; this comes from the coding sequence ATGCTATTACATGTACATCCCGATGATCCCCAGCCACGCCACATTAAAACCATCGTTGAGTGCCTGCGCGACGGAGGTGTTATCGTGTATCCAACCGATACCATCTACGGCCTCGGCTGCGATATCTTCCAGCATAAAGCCGTTGAGCGTATCTGCCGTATCAAACAAATAGATATTCGTAAAGCAAACCTCAGCTTTATCTGTTACGACCTCAGCGACCTTAGCAAATACACCAAAAGCACAACCACCCCCCTGTACCGCCTGCTCAAAAGCTACCTGCCAGGCCCATATACCTTCATCCTCCCGGCCAGCAAAGAAGTTCCTAAAATCCTGCAAAGCAAAAAGAATACAGTGGGACTTCGTGTTCCGGATAACAATATCGCCCGCTCCATTATCCGCGAACTCGATCACCCCATCCTCTCGGCATCCCTCCCCGGCGACATGGTCGAAGATTATACCGATCCCGAACTCATCTATGAAAACTTTGAAAAGCTCGTAGATATCGTTGTCGACGGCGGCATCGGAGGCATGATCCCCTCAACCATTGTCGACTGTACCCAGGAGCCATACGAACTCGTACGGCAAGGCCTTGGTAAGTTTGAAGAATAG